The Oceanibaculum nanhaiense nucleotide sequence CCATGGCGCTTACCATCTGAGCTACCGGAATCTCGCGGATCTCGGCTTCAACGAGGCCGAGGTGAAGGCAATCGCCGCTGGCTATACCGTGACGGATGGCCCGAACGACGATGGCGAGATGTTCGAGCGTCCGGCCGAGCCGTCGGACAAGTTTGCACGGCCCTTCCCCAACGAGAAGGCGGCGCGTTTCGCCAATGGCGGCGCCTATCCGCCGGATCTGTCGCTGATCGTGAAGGCCCGTCCGGGCGGGGCTGACTATCTCTATGCCCTGCTCACCGGCTATGTGGAGCCGCCGGCCGATGTCACGATGATGGAGGGGATGAACTACAACGCCTACTTCCCCGGCCATCAGATCGCCATGGCGCAGCCGATCTACCCCGATGGCGTGACCTATGCCGACGGTACCGCGGCGACCATCGAACAGCAGGCCCGTGACATCTCGACCTTCCTGGCCTGGGCGGCCGAGCCGGAGATGGAGCGCCGCAAGCAGATGGGCATCAGCGTCATGCTGTTCCTGATCGTGCTGACCGGCCTTGCCTATGGCTCGATGCGCAAGATCTGGGCGGATGTGAAGAAATAAGCATTCCGCTTCATGACGGAAGGAAAGGGCGCCGGTGACGGCGCCCTTTTCGTTTGGTGTTGCCGTACTTGATCCGCTGGTCAGGAGCGACCAAAC carries:
- a CDS encoding cytochrome c1, which produces MRKFVSRSLTAIALLLALPAGANAAAGVAVPSQEWSFSGIFGTFDRAAAQRGFQVYKEVCSTCHGAYHLSYRNLADLGFNEAEVKAIAAGYTVTDGPNDDGEMFERPAEPSDKFARPFPNEKAARFANGGAYPPDLSLIVKARPGGADYLYALLTGYVEPPADVTMMEGMNYNAYFPGHQIAMAQPIYPDGVTYADGTAATIEQQARDISTFLAWAAEPEMERRKQMGISVMLFLIVLTGLAYGSMRKIWADVKK